AAACCAGTAAAACCCACATTCGGACTACCTTAATGGCTGTGTCAATAAACAGATTAATTGAATTATCCTGGTCCAGGACTGCTGAGGAGCTCTTAGAGAATGAGAATGCTTGGTGTGGGGCCAGTTAAGGGGTCAGGGGACCCCGTATCCTTCAAGTGATTGGTGACAGATGTGGTGGTACTGGAGCTTCCATGACTGGTCATGCCAGAAGTTGCTTCCCAGTGAGATCCAGAGTGAGGTTTGATAGAGATGTCATTCAAGTCGTTGTGACTCTGAAGTATAATTCACATGTAAGAGCAGAATGAGGTACTACAGTGATTAAATCTTAAAGCACTTCTTACATAAATATAATCTGTTTCTTTGTAGGTTTCTGTAGGTGAATCTTTCAAACCCAGATCTGCTCCCCCCGAAACACACAAATTATTCCCAGATCTGAGCGACTTGTCCTCAGTCAGTTCAGCTCCTGAGTCTGGAGGGGATGTTAAAGCTACGGATGCTGAAAAGAACCATGGAAGAGAACTGGATTCAAACAAGGTAACTGCTAATTGTTGCTGTTGCTCAATAATGGAAGACTACACATTAGTGTTGTTGAACCCAGTAAATCCAACTTGACATGAattgtataattttttttattaattaattaattaataattttttgGTTAGGGTCTCAGGCCACAGAGCTCTCTGGGAGGAGGAAGCAGGTTTTTGAAGAAGGCTCCACCACCAACAAACAGCAGCCAGTCACCCGTCAACCGGGACCAAATGCACCCTGAATCTGAATCAAGGTAAGATTCAACATATAAAAATGTGGTTATTAATTTGCACAAAGAATAAAACGTTTTctgatgtgaagttacctattttAATATCGCTGGTCAGAAATGCATCATCTTCACGGCGTGCCACTCAGACTGCATCCTTGACTAGACTGGCTGAAATTGAGAGTCGCATCCGGAGCCGCAAGCAGGCGCAGGAACAGGCCAGACAGGAGACAAAATCTGCCCTCATTCTGACTTCGGATTTGGGAGTGTCATCATCAGCACCAGCAAGAGTCACCCAAACCCCAGAGACATCTGTGCAACAGTCTGTACAGTCTAGCAGTGACCAGAGCCTGAGGGGAACCCGTTTCCTTAAGAAGAAAGCAGCTGGAGCTCTTGAAAACACTAATACATCTCTTACTATGGCTCCAAAAAGTGTAGATGTTAGTGTGAGAGTCAGGTCCAGAGCAGCAGATCGTGTAGCATCTTCAGAGcgtttggagacaaagtcagTTAAACTAACGAGTGGTGTCAGTCTGGAAAGTGATGAAGAAGACATGAAGAAACTGCTTGGAGACTCGCTGGACTCGACAGACTATAGCTTCTTAAGACCTGGGAGACCTGCCTCCATGAAAAAGTCAGATAAGGTACACTTGGGTGGTTTTTTTGCTTGGTTCACTCCCATTACTTACAGCCTATAAACTGACAGCATCATTCTGATAGGCATGAAAACAGttttaataagaaaaagaaacattttgaacccagttttaataaaagaaaaagttgtTTATTACAGGAAATTGGAAATTGTCTAAATTGAATGATTACGCAGGCAGAGCTAAATCATTTTAACATAATAGACAGACTTTTATGCATGACAGACTTTCATTGTGGAAATAATGACAAGCCACATTCACACAGTGGTTGTTAATCATGCCAGACATGTACGTGGTTAAGACATCAGGCTGTTTTCCTGCAACCTGCACTTTAAGGGTTAGAGTGAAAACCTGATAATGTTTTCACTTTGATGGCTCAGAGACACCgttttatcagctcaaagcagctgTGCTTTCTACTCATACAGGTATTCCTCAAAAGCAGTCATGAAGTTCACTCCACTCCACTTACTGCCGAAGTAATTCCTTCACCACCCTCCAACACAGCACCACCTCGCTCCTCTGCTTCTCCTTCTAACCGGAGTTCTCCTTTCCGATTCACTGGCCATGCCCAGGCCCACTTCAGCCCCTCTGTGCTCTCTTCTTCTCCCTCTCCACCCCGTGTCTCCTCCCCACATCCTCCAGAAAGACCGGGCACCTCCTATAGGCCAGAAAGCCCACAGCGATCCCTGTCCTCCCTCTCAGGACGCAGTGAAGTGCTCTCTCTGGACGAGCTTTTCCCTGTGGAGACGGGATCTGAACGCCCACTCAGTGAGATGAGTTCAGTTTCTTCTGAAGGTGAGAGGTGCTCATCAAATGCATTTAGTCCTAGTGTTCAAGAGTTGATTGGACTCAGCtgtgttctttgtgtttaaCTATTAATAGCAATCTAGGAGTATGATGTATTGATCACTCCTATGAAAGAGAGAGCAACATGGCGCTCATTCCTTTGTACATTAATGACTTTATATCTGAAATAAAATCACTAATGTCCAAATGAACATCTCCTTACTGCTCGTATAAAAGAAGGTTACAGTGTGGTCATTCTTCTGTTCAATATTGAAGTAATGTTATACTTGAAGAAAAATTATTAATGACAAAATGAACTCACAGGATGAATCTAATTTGTTTGGCAGTTCTTGGAAAGCTTTTCATGAAGGCAGAAAACAACATTTGTGCTTTCAGAGGGAAAAGGGGGAATAAAGCATGTATTATCAGTGTCTCGAGAACCTTTTTATTGTATCGAGCCACTGTGAGTTTTAACAAGCTGCTGCATTTGATAGTGGATTAATTTgataacaacagaaaaagaataGATTTTATCTTCTGATGCACAATGGCAAACACGGGTATTAGTTAAACCATCCGTCTTTCAAGCATGTCCATATTTGCAGCATCATCAGTCATTCCCTCAAAatgcacagtttttttttttaaattactacaGTTTAACGTGCAAAGAATTAACTTAGTTTAGACTATCTGTGTTTTGggatattctttttttaaattatatatgtatagatagttcttttttaactatTCCTATTTAGTGAAGCGCTGTGTaaatgtacaaataatgtaatagTTTGGTTTAATAACTGTGATCTAGTGTCCCTGTCATTACCACATGGGAGGTACAACTTCTAGGCCCAAAGACATATTGATAATATTGATAATAAATGTATCTTTACCAGTAATTGATACTGTTGGAGCAGTATGCTACTGGCAGTCATAGTGACCTGAGCTTTATTTCTAGTACCCTGACGTGCATTGTAATAGACTTCGATATGTTCCAGTTTGTCACATAAACCAGTTTTATGAGATTGTCTCAATTTACAAGTTAGCCTCTTTCAatattcagttttcagtttttaatcATCAGGTGTTTTTAGTGTCTTTTTGTAGCCTTATGCGTTGCACTGCTAGCAGCTATAAACTGAGTAACATGTTATAGTTGGCTACGTGAATATACACTCTAAATTCTGTCATTGTGGTTTTATGTTTCTGCAGACTTCAAGATTAATGTGATGACACTGGATGACCTTGCACCTGCTCGCCTTGAATTTAATGCAGAAACGCCAAGAAAACAGGTGGGAAATGACAGGAATTAGTTCTAAACAAGTATAAAGTGAAGAAGAAAGGAGAAAGTTTGCCATTCAGTGTAGCATAATTTAAAGAGGACCTATTAGTCTCATTTATAGCACCATATTTGTATTCTTGAACTCTgccagagtagctttgcatgattcagagttcaaaataatccataTTTATCTTCGACTCATCATATCTGTGCCTTGGTGCAGCCCCCTCTGTTCATACTCACCCTTAAAAAAACCCATCCAACCAACTCTGCTCTGACTGGCTACCCCTCATAAACTCATGATTTGAGCAGTAGGTGGCTTGGGCTTCTTCCACACAGCTGTGTGCCAGAGATGACCATATAAGACTACACTTGAGTTTTTGGCCCGCATAGATGACTTGCACATATGACCTGACTAAACtttgagcatttttaaaatgaatgtcagTCACTATAATGGTAAATGCATGAAAGAAAAGAGCATAGCAGGTCCACTTTAAAGGAAATATTTGTTGAATTGCACTCATTATATCTATGAAAACATGTTATACACAAAGTCAAAACAAGCTATGAACACATCATCAACATATCATCTTTTCAGATATGGGGAAACAGCTGTGTTTTGGACCACAAGACATAATTGTTGCAGTTAAAATTATTAGAATTCTGATTTGCTCATCAGCTCCAAATGGAACAGCCAGGTAGTTGGCTGCTAAATGCCTCACTATGATCCCTAGCTGTTGCTTACTTTGTCTGCTGTTGGGTTAGGACTGCTGCTGCCACAGACAAAGAGCAGCAATGATTACCAAAAGAATTTGgttaaataacataaaataaaaacaatgagtTTAATGAGAAAGACTTTATTATAGACACTGGATTTGTTGTTTATATAACAAGAATAGCCGGCCACCTAGGGAGCCACCAGCTAGAGTAGTgtcaaagaaaaggaagaaatattttaaattgctCTTGATGTGATTTCACTGACTGCCTGATGTTCCTTACGGCATTAAATAGTGAGAAAGAAAGCGCAAGGAGCTGTGACTCAGGTATTAATCACAGGTTCCTGATGTTATGTGCAAACATTATTCCACAGTGCACACACTAAATAAATCCTTATTTAGAAAAAGATAATAACTGTATGTATGCAAAGTTGTATCCTTGTGTCTGTGATAGTGATGAACGATAATCGACACCCTGAAGTTAATGTAACGCCACTGATATTAATGCTGGAGACTCTAAATTCTGTCCACAAGGACATTTTCTCCTTGGCGTGGTGCACTGAAATTTGCATTAATAACGAAACCAAAAAATCTTACATCATAAAACAGCCATGTGTTAAAGCCTCACATTAATAACCACAAGCATTAAAACACATATGTGCAATAATCTGGATATTTACATGTGATATCCTAGGGGTTATGATTATaagtttgttttctgtcataTCTTAAATATGATTCTTTCTCTGCTCTAAAATGGTCAAAAAACATTCTAAAGATTTATTAGAATAAACTAAATAGAAATAAActaaatagaaatagaaatttTATTCCACTGTGGCAGTGGAAAAATGAACCTTGGACTAAGTTTGAATTCTAAGAGGCCCACAGAAATGAGATGGTTTACGTTTACGTTTTAAATAGACTGAGTATAACATTAGCATTTGTAACTTTTTTAACAACGCTATCCTATACAATAAACCTATATCATAAGATACATTTATATAGAGGGAATCAAACAGATTCACTCTATATTCTAGAAGTATCTGCTAATTGGTGCTAAATAACCACACTAATTAGCTGTGCTAGAAAGTTCAGTCACCTACACTAGAGCACAAACTTCTTGTTGTGTTGTACCGCACACCAAACCGTATTATTAcctgtattattattagtggggtggctgtagctcagagcaggtagagcaggtcatccaccaatcagaaggttggtggttcgatccctggttGCTGCAGTCTGcttgccaagtatccttgggcaagatactgaaccgcAATTTGAGTggatgtgtgaatgttagatagaagcaGTTAGGCATAGAAAACATGCTGATGTAAATGAGTTGATgagacatgttgtataaagtgcgcaagtagaaaaagtagaaatgcTCCAAAATACTAACAACACAAATACTGTTGAGTGGTCCAGTTTACAGACTTTAATTGAAGGAGGTGAACCAACTGACAGCTGTTCTGCTGAG
The window above is part of the Maylandia zebra isolate NMK-2024a linkage group LG23, Mzebra_GT3a, whole genome shotgun sequence genome. Proteins encoded here:
- the lg23h19orf44 gene encoding uncharacterized protein C19orf44 homolog, which codes for MWKLGGRNSAVDRAQALLSAKRSNGGDAQGSRQESSSKTRVSVGESFKPRSAPPETHKLFPDLSDLSSVSSAPESGGDVKATDAEKNHGRELDSNKGLRPQSSLGGGSRFLKKAPPPTNSSQSPVNRDQMHPESESRNASSSRRATQTASLTRLAEIESRIRSRKQAQEQARQETKSALILTSDLGVSSSAPARVTQTPETSVQQSVQSSSDQSLRGTRFLKKKAAGALENTNTSLTMAPKSVDVSVRVRSRAADRVASSERLETKSVKLTSGVSLESDEEDMKKLLGDSLDSTDYSFLRPGRPASMKKSDKVFLKSSHEVHSTPLTAEVIPSPPSNTAPPRSSASPSNRSSPFRFTGHAQAHFSPSVLSSSPSPPRVSSPHPPERPGTSYRPESPQRSLSSLSGRSEVLSLDELFPVETGSERPLSEMSSVSSEDFKINVMTLDDLAPARLEFNAETPRKQGSPVPGSPDRKQQLHEEEQQQDQLLDYQSDFESESKTEPDYSASQVSEDLQRNGGEEKMVSEVRDGGLDSDMSDGRTEDDYSRAFSEASHSSTSRTSDRSHTSKSNSQGRSEDSRPSLLHEGQASYQQSRRCTSARKVLKETAVQTHSGPLASTWPTDIPAVDPMVSMTYINPSPVVSHTLNAEMVEAISTFNPAVFVLNELLKQQLAMTRRFIESNRHLHSSLVQSLEPPNYRYTTLEDTKKLIHMHRSPKLTMKEALEEVLQEMREDHCM